The Elaeis guineensis isolate ETL-2024a chromosome 5, EG11, whole genome shotgun sequence DNA segment CGATCAGAAAGAAATCAACAAAAATTAGTAAAAGGAAAGTGCTAAGAGATTACGCTGGCGGAGATCTTGTGGGCGGAGGGCGGGTCATCGGCGACGCGGAAGTGCGCGACGGAGAGGACGCCGGCGGCGAGGTCCTCTGTGAGGCATTTGACGCGGCCGGAGGGGATGTGGAAGACGAAGGCGAGGGGAGTCGCagggaggagagagaaatttAGTAGTATTAGGAGGAGTGAGAGGAGAAGGATCGAGTCCATTTCTCCTTCGCGACCGAGGGTTGGACCCGGGAGACGAGGCTCGGACAGGGAGACCATGGAGTTATTAGAGTTGGTGACGCCACCAACCGTCGGTTACGATGGCATTATTGTGGGTGATCCCGTTTGGCACCGCACTGGAAGAAGTTTCTGTGATAACCAGGAATGCGTATAGAGAGCTCATAGTTCAAATGGTGAATGAGCAGTCCAATCGTCTGAATTTTTTTATCTGTTTAGAAGCTTCTTGTGATtcctgaagttttttttttttggtggaagatCCTTCGGAGGAGCCTTCCACTAAAGGCACTGCTGATCCACAAAGCACTGGCTGGATTGCAACGACAAGAAATCTTTCTGTCGGATTCTACCCTGCCCCATGATCTATCCCTTCTTGTTCAGTGGGATGCAATAGGGTTTACTTATATTAGAGGCTCTTTTTCTGTTTGTTGTTTTTTGTGATCttcttccaccaaaaaaaaaaaaaaaaccaatttGGCGCGAGTTTCGTTGCCTATGCCGTCTTAATCATGCAAATGTGCATGAGCCATGAGCATAACTCCTGGATGGCTTAAATGTGATCAAATAGtagaatttataagttttatttCGAAAGAATTCATGTGTTTGTATTTTCTGAAATCACGTCATCTTATCCATACAGCAATTTTAGTTGAATATATATCTTATTCCTATATAAAGAATATGGGAAAAAAGAATTTCACAATCAACATCTTTGTGGGTGTCCGTTGGAACTCTTTCCTCCATCAGCTTGTAGTCTAAATTGATCAATTTCTTCTAGGCTTCCTATTTGCTTCTCATCTCAACAGCAAGCGTGAATGTTTAAGCAAAGTGTTCAGAGGCCTTGTCCTTTGAGCACCATGCAACGCATCCTTCGCTCGCTCCATCACCTTATGATCATAAAATTAGCTTATCTTAGATCAGCTTTTTCTCAATTATATCCAAAGGAAGGGAAGACTTGAAGGATTTACCTTTCCAAGCTTACCCTTTTTGTATGGAACTGCTCTATGGTTTCCAAGAGATGTGGGAGGAGATTTTCTGCTGGCCTCTTCCCCACAAGACCTCCCATTAGCTCTGCTTCTTGTTACCATCTCTAGACTTCCTGTATCTCTGTGAGGCAATATTTGTGGAAGGCTGGATTCCTGGGAATCCATGTAATTGGTAACACACGTTAGAACAAGAAAACTTTTGCAGTTTAATTTGCCCATTTGCTAATAATCAAATAAGTTTGCGTACCAAGAGCAATACGGTGGCACAATGCTTGAGGACCTCTAGATTCATACGAACATCATCAAGACTTCTGCAAGTAGGAAAATTGTAAGCATTCTAGCGTTTTTCAGTGCACAACATACGTAAAAAAGATCATCTCGTGGTAGGTGATAACCTGTGCTTTTGCTGACCAAGCCCAAAGTACGAAGCCAAGGTTGCCATCTGACATGAAGTTCAGAATAATCTCTTCAAAATGTGATTCGTAACCAGCAAAATGTATAATGAGCAACGTAATTACTTGCACTGACCAGCAATTTTTTTCATGGACAGAGAAATTTGTTATTCCAAATAATTTTCCTTGTAAAGCAGCCAATAATTCAAAATGTACTGGTCATTCTACAATTTGGTTTGCAGTGTTATTAATCACTCTCGCAGCTAGATTATCATATGAAGTTGGTAATTAAATTAAGAGAACCAAGTTTAAACTAAATGATGTCGGTAGTTTGaatattattagaaataattGATTTCAAATATATTAAGCATCTTGCAAACATGAAATATTTTGAGGGAAAACGCTTCTAAATCTCTGAAAAGAGGATTAGATGGCTGGTAAAAATTCTCTTTTCCTCACCTTGAGATCACCTGCTCGCTTGCCAAATCCACGATTTAAGACAGCTAAAGAATCGATCATTCCGATAGGCTCCGGAGCAGGCCGACCAATATCCGCAAAGGCTTCCCTGATCCTAGGACAGTCAAACCTTTGAATATTATGTCCAGCCCACACTCTCCCTGCCAAATTCCAGCACCAACCAAATGGATCAGTCATAATTCTCTATCCTGTGACAATGGCTCTGCTAAAATTTATATACGTACCATTCAAAATCTCGAAGATCCGGTCGGCGACCTCCTCGAACATCGGAGCGGCGGCAACAGCCTCTCGGGTAATGCCACTGAATCTTTTCGGTGACACCATCGACAAGTCCCCCGGTCTGATAAGGGTGCAGTAGCTGTCCACCTCCGCAAGCTTCCGAGGACAAACTAGGATGGCTCCAAACTCCAACAACCAGAACTTTCGCCCAGCTCTGGCCGGCGTTGTGGTCTCCACGTCGAAGAAGACGATCTGATCACCCATTTGGCTGCCGACtcctttcctttcttctctcttttccttcttcctctgGGCATGGGCATGGGCATGGGAATATTATTAATACTGTTGGATGGAGAAGGTTAGGATGGATGGAGAGAATCTTCATGGGTTTGTTTGGCTTGCAGTTCAAGTAGAAGGTAGGAAGGAAGGAGTCCTTACCTTCTTTGGGTCAGTTTATGAGTCGTCCAATATCCGAAGCAAacatagagagagagatagaggtagGATGGACTAGGAATAATCGCATAGACGTTGAGGAGATGCAACGGTTGATTCCAACTTTCAGTAGCAGTTTACTTTTTAGAATGGGCGGCTAGGTGGAGGGTGCATTTCTTTAAAAAGTGGTGCCATGCTGTTGCTTGCTGGATAGGTTACTGTTTGATTGAAGAGGATTTGCTTCCCAAAGCAATGCTAGTTGCAACTCAACCGCACCAGTGAATGGGTCAATTTGTTAATATCCTATAGCTGAATTCAGATCATGTATTGCTAAATTCAAATCCAAATTCCAGACCCTACCTAACCTCCAATCCATTATGAATTGCTAACATTTATTGTTAAACTAATTTGGGCTTTATCTAGGCAATGAGATGAGGCAAAAGAATGGTAGGCTTGAGAAGGGATTAGAGGAGAGAGAGCCAAATACTTGCTTTTCCCATGCCAAATCTATAAGAGAAAGGGGTAAAACAAAAACTTTACCGCACTatgaagatggagaaaaaaatagtAATGATTTATCAATTGACATGAGCTAATGATTTAAAAAAGAAGGCACATGTAAATTGTATTAGATTGAGACAACAATTAAATATTATATGACTTATGATTTTGAGTCCTAGATTCTTATTGGGTCTATTTTTTCGTTGAGCCCTATAATTACTACACACCCGACCCAAAGCTTAATAGGTCTGTTTTTTAGATCAAAACTcgatattttgaattagatttgtaTGAGAGTGATAAGATGGACGATTCTTATTCTCAACTAATCCTACATATATCCTTATTAGATTTGAATAATACTGGAGTATAACTTACACGTGTGTGCATATTTCataaagaattatttttttttcctttttttttttgttcctttgGGAATATAGTATCTATTCTTATCAGTTTATCATCTTAAAAACTTTTTAtcccccccacaaaaaaaaaaaaagatcactaAATATTGGTGTTTATTAATTGTTACTTCATTTATTGGCATTATATGATCTTATAGGCCTGTCAAAGGATTGTACTTGAGTTAGATCTATGTTGTATCTTGATTTAAACTAGATAAGAAAAATGGAGTTTGGATTCAGATTCAGATTTTTTGAGATTTAATTCAGCATATGATTATAGTGAGCCAACTAGCAATTAATGGGTTAATTATATTCTAACCATACATTTGGAATCCATTATTTTCATTTGGAATGCAAAATAATAGTTTTTACATGCTAACTTAACATGGATTTAAcccttgaaaataaaaataactattaaAGTGGCCATTATTAATCATTATAATGAAGGCTATGTTAAGATAGCAATATAACTTGATAGTTATGTTTCTAAATTGACTTCAAAACTACATACTTTAGATGAAGTTATGCTTCTAACTTGACTTCAAATTAAGAAATAACACTTTAAATGTATAGCAATAAAACTATCAAATCATCCTCATTATAGTTATTCAATggttatctaaatattttatacaaagttgaaaataaaatattttaaaattgagctttgaaattttttttccaaggtTTAGATAATAAAATTCTCCTCAATAATGATCACTTTGAAATTATTATGTTTATGACCACACATTTAGAATCCATTATTTCTCTTTAGAATAGGAATTAGTGTTCTTTACTTGTCTAACTTAACATGGATTTAATATTGAAAAGTATAAAATTAACTATTGTAGTAGCCATTAGTAATCATTATAGTGAAGGTTATGTTAAGGTAGCCATTAGTAATCATTGTAGTGGCCATTCAAGTTTAAAACATTGCTTTAAATGTATAACAATAAAACTCTCAAGTCATTCACATTTCTATTATTCAATGGCCATCTAAATATTTTCTACAAAGTTGAAATAAAATACTTTATAAGACATTATAAAAtagagcatcaaatttttttgcTAGGTTTAAACCTCTTAGTTAATGATCACtttgaaattattatattttCTAACCATACTTTTAGAATCTATTATATCCTATGAGAATGAAAGTTAATAGTCTTTATTTGCTAACTTAACATGGATTTCATTTTTGAAACTGGAGAACCATATGGCATAGCTTAGCCCATGTACCAACCATTTCAGCAAAAGACACAAGCATGAAGGAAGACATATGCCCTCATGCCCATAGCAAGTCAAGCTTGTTGATCTCTGATTATAAAACTAGCTGCTGTTTGAAAGTCTCAAGTATGGATTGAAGGAAATTCTACTGTAGTTGTTTCACGAATAAATATAGATTGAAGCTACCAATCAAATCTTCAAAGATATATTACATTAGAAACATACTTATTTTGCATTTCAAGCAACTCCTGTATGCCATAAAGAAAATCAACTAGGGGAGTAAGTAGCTACACAAGTGATCTATGGAGAGTCCGTAATTGATAGTCACAACTATATACCATCCTCTTTAAAAATAATTCTTGTATATTGATGCAATGGATATGTATTACAATAGATCTTAAATGAGACAAAGCTCCACttttgtatccaaaaaaaaaattttcatctttaAAAACTACAAAAGAAACCATTTTGTAACCGTTATGAATCATTATGGTTAAGTCCATGTtagataataatataatctgatagTTATGCTTTTAAGTTGACTTTCAGATTCAAATTTAAACATGTAGTACTTTAAGTGCACAACGTTACAAATCTCATACCATTCTTATTTCTGCTTTTTAATAGTTATCTAAGTAACAATCTGTATTTAAAAGGCTTATTaactatatattaatatataacacaacaaataatatttaaaagttgTTGTGACAGGTCCTATAATtttgatcttttattttattttaacaatTTGTCTACTTCATCCACTTAACTCTAATTTGCTTTAATCCTCCCTCTtcgtatattttataatttttatcattaaattgttaaaaaaaatgaattatttgaataaaaataaataaattatttaaattgaaATAAATCTAGCAAAATATAAAGAAGCCATTGTGCTCTATCAACCCCATTGTGATGCAAGCAAGCTATCAGCCATGAAACTTTGTCTTTGCCGCTTGACCACAAAAGTACGATCACTCCACCCAAGAagctattaaaatattaaaaaaaaaaactcaactcTCTCCCCCCATCGGCGGGCGAACTGTCCCACTCGGAGCCATTCTCAAACCCCCTTCTCCTCAATAATTCCGATCctccctcatctctctctctctggttgAAGGTTGTTTTATaatgcttattttttatttttttaacttttttatgtAAATGTTTTAAATGGTATGTAGATCGCAATGCAGCCATAGGCGGGGATTCTGGAAGAGGCTGGGGAATGGTGGACGACGCGAGGGCGAGGAAGCCCCTGCTCCCGCCCAGGGCCCACGCCGGCGCCGCCGCAGCTGCTGGCGGCGGAGGGAGGCGGATGATGAGGAAGTGGGcgctgaagttggggacgagcaTCCTGTTGTGGACCGTGATCATGCAGCTAACGTCGTTGTTGCATCCCCGCCTCCCCAAATCCTGGCCCTCCGGCTGCGTCGACCGCCGCGGCCGCCCCAACGCCACcaactccgtcctcgacctcggccGCTCTCCGCCGTCGCCGCCGGCGATCGTCCCCCAAAGTCAGTTGCATTCCCTCCCTCTCTCGCTCTCTGTGTTTGATCTGGATGCCGGCCTCGTTCTTGGTCCCGTTCTTGATTTTCTTGACAGGCGGTGGGCTGGAATTTTACCAATCCTTACTGTAAATGCGAGCGAAATCTTTGATTTTTCGCTGAATGTGTTGATGATTTTACACGAA contains these protein-coding regions:
- the LOC140857758 gene encoding protein NEN4-like isoform X2 — protein: MGDQIVFFDVETTTPARAGRKFWLLEFGAILVCPRKLAEVDSYCTLIRPGDLSMVSPKRFSGITREAVAAAPMFEEVADRIFEILNGRVWAGHNIQRFDCPRIREAFADIGRPAPEPIGMIDSLAVLNRGFGKRAGDLKMATLASYFGLGQQKHRSLDDVRMNLEVLKHCATVLLLESSLPQILPHRDTGSLEMVTRSRANGRSCGEEASRKSPPTSLGNHRAVPYKKGDGASEGCVAWCSKDKASEHFA
- the LOC140857758 gene encoding protein NEN4-like isoform X1, with translation MGDQIVFFDVETTTPARAGRKFWLLEFGAILVCPRKLAEVDSYCTLIRPGDLSMVSPKRFSGITREAVAAAPMFEEVADRIFEILNGRVWAGHNIQRFDCPRIREAFADIGRPAPEPIGMIDSLAVLNRGFGKRAGDLKMATLASYFGLGQQKHRSLDDVRMNLEVLKHCATVLLLESSLPQILPHRDTGSLEMVTRSRANGRSCGEEASRKSPPTSLGNHRAVPYKKGKLGKVMERAKDALHGAQRTRPLNTLLKHSRLLLR